A window of Corallococcus macrosporus DSM 14697 contains these coding sequences:
- a CDS encoding CotH kinase family protein, whose protein sequence is MPTFALDVAPEDLAKLEADPSSDDRVPCVVTLGGARATGQLRFRGASTRELPQKSYKIELDSGQSLEDRDHFHLLASWSDGGKLTEKFAVDLYTAMKLPVPGARYARVSVNGEHQGLYLDMEHVGKDWLRHHGHARDAAIYRCGHRNCELTLKPGPHQGDFDKRLPNDSPGREALDALLAWVNRGDDATFDAMLERHVDVEAYLGNLVADALISNSLIEDSGSFWIHEPQTDRWTYVPWDLNNARMLYWRTANPETPLPVDASPQPFTLYDAAVQDVFDQRVRTRPEQRPTWSVLATRVWERPALRARVLEKLDAALEGPFSEARALAHIDALWKVVEPELRQDASVSEAHARRARDVLRDYVRGRRAWLLDARDALREHGSGPLVIRAIAPGATGFVELYNRGDVPLRLEDYEVTVNLRAPVRHRLPAGGLEPGAAVRLEASGDASRGPLHLPFSLPSEGGEVGVFNATGGSRPRVYGPTDAVWYGPLPAGTVYERQGGGTGEDFAPRRP, encoded by the coding sequence GTGCCCACCTTCGCCCTGGACGTCGCGCCGGAAGACCTCGCGAAGCTGGAGGCCGACCCGTCATCGGACGACAGGGTTCCCTGCGTGGTGACGCTGGGCGGCGCGCGCGCCACGGGACAGCTCCGGTTCCGGGGCGCCAGCACGCGGGAGCTGCCACAGAAGAGCTACAAAATCGAACTCGACTCCGGCCAGTCCCTGGAGGACCGCGACCACTTCCACCTGCTCGCGAGCTGGTCCGACGGCGGGAAGCTGACGGAGAAGTTCGCGGTGGACCTGTACACCGCGATGAAGCTGCCAGTGCCTGGCGCCCGCTACGCGCGCGTGAGCGTGAATGGCGAACACCAGGGGCTCTACCTGGACATGGAGCACGTGGGAAAGGACTGGCTGCGACACCACGGACACGCGCGTGACGCGGCCATCTACCGCTGCGGCCACCGCAACTGCGAGCTGACGCTGAAGCCCGGCCCCCACCAGGGAGACTTCGACAAGCGCCTCCCCAACGACTCCCCGGGACGCGAGGCGCTCGATGCGCTCCTGGCCTGGGTGAACCGGGGCGATGACGCCACCTTCGACGCCATGCTGGAGCGACACGTGGACGTGGAGGCGTACCTCGGCAACCTGGTGGCGGACGCGCTCATCTCCAACAGCCTCATCGAGGACTCGGGCAGCTTCTGGATTCACGAGCCCCAGACGGACCGGTGGACGTACGTGCCGTGGGATTTGAACAACGCGCGGATGCTCTACTGGCGCACGGCGAACCCCGAGACGCCGCTCCCCGTCGACGCCTCGCCGCAGCCCTTCACGCTGTATGACGCCGCGGTTCAGGACGTCTTCGACCAGCGCGTGCGGACCCGTCCCGAGCAGCGTCCCACGTGGAGCGTGCTCGCGACGCGCGTATGGGAGCGCCCGGCCCTGCGGGCGCGGGTGCTCGAGAAGCTGGACGCCGCGCTCGAAGGCCCCTTCTCCGAGGCGCGGGCCCTGGCGCACATCGACGCCCTGTGGAAGGTCGTGGAGCCCGAGCTGCGTCAGGACGCCTCCGTCTCCGAAGCGCATGCACGCCGCGCCCGGGACGTCCTCCGGGACTACGTGCGCGGACGGCGGGCCTGGTTGCTCGATGCACGGGACGCCCTGCGCGAGCACGGGTCGGGTCCGCTGGTCATCCGCGCCATCGCGCCAGGCGCCACGGGCTTCGTGGAGCTGTACAACCGCGGCGACGTGCCCCTGCGGCTGGAGGACTACGAGGTCACGGTGAACCTGCGCGCGCCCGTGCGCCACAGGCTCCCCGCGGGCGGCCTGGAGCCCGGCGCCGCGGTCCGGCTGGAAGCCAGCGGTGACGCGTCCCGCGGGCCCCTGCACCTGCCCTTCTCCCTGCCTTCGGAGGGAGGCGAAGTGGGGGTGTTCAACGCAACCGGTGGCTCGCGTCCGCGCGTATACGGCCCCACGGATGCGGTCTGGTACGGGCCGCTGCCCGCCGGCACGGTGTACGAGCGTCAGGGCGGTGGCACGGGCGAGGACTTCGCGCCGCGACGCCCGTGA
- a CDS encoding methyl-accepting chemotaxis protein, whose protein sequence is MATPPLPTPGALLRRLYLLRSVVTTVAFTPAVYVDMQLLDLSGAREFQIFLGIITPVVLGLCAVVQPLVVMPWLMKRAMASQGTQRVERLIRIPSAIAFVEMMVSWTLGGILFNGGAVLLLDRPASVVMVGVAVAVSAGLFSSPLAYMLFERVMQPTVLDAYQRAPSTKPAGEGFAPRQLWLLPAMVVSALLITCLASIVTLHLRLERGMGALAEDLAAQGDTAAAERVRATVGPLEAELVRPVVVLGGYAALGSILTAAWAARRLARGSRAVGASLEALVEGRAAPPQWVSTDEVGDLAASTWQLYQRLQEMPRSLRASAGDLAEAGNRLSLASSQQNQTLSRQAAALHQARATAQEIQQASHVTHSRATSILQVAERAAAVGKLGEESLAGTEKGLTVIHDIATGLHEQMLDLEQRAREVGRVSEVVKSLADQSHMLAINAAIEATRAGEHGKGFGVVARQMRDLADQSIRATNQVRGLLEGMATATQQATAMSDQGAEGVAEALEPLRHSGERLRELAGLSKESAAAVRQITEAVSQQHAGVDQLFAAVRELDELTTDTLRHLDTTQQAASAVSHATGQVSQLAERYV, encoded by the coding sequence ATGGCCACCCCCCCGCTTCCGACTCCAGGCGCCCTGCTTCGCCGGCTCTACCTGCTGCGGTCTGTCGTCACGACGGTGGCCTTCACCCCCGCCGTGTACGTCGACATGCAGTTGCTCGACCTCTCGGGTGCGAGGGAGTTCCAGATATTCCTGGGCATCATCACCCCGGTGGTGCTCGGGCTGTGCGCGGTGGTGCAGCCGCTGGTCGTGATGCCGTGGCTGATGAAGCGCGCCATGGCCTCGCAGGGGACGCAGCGGGTGGAGCGGCTGATTCGCATCCCCTCCGCCATCGCCTTCGTGGAGATGATGGTGTCGTGGACGCTGGGCGGCATCCTCTTCAACGGCGGCGCGGTGCTGCTGTTGGACCGGCCGGCGTCGGTGGTGATGGTGGGCGTGGCGGTGGCGGTGAGCGCGGGGCTCTTCAGCAGCCCGCTGGCGTACATGCTTTTCGAGCGGGTGATGCAGCCCACGGTGCTGGACGCCTACCAACGCGCGCCCAGCACGAAGCCCGCGGGTGAGGGCTTCGCGCCGCGTCAGCTCTGGCTGCTGCCGGCGATGGTCGTCTCGGCGCTGCTCATCACCTGTCTGGCCAGCATCGTCACGCTGCACCTGCGCCTGGAGCGCGGCATGGGCGCGCTGGCGGAGGACCTGGCGGCGCAGGGCGACACCGCGGCGGCCGAGCGCGTGCGGGCCACGGTGGGGCCCCTGGAGGCGGAGCTGGTGCGGCCGGTGGTGGTGCTCGGCGGGTATGCCGCGCTGGGCTCCATCCTCACCGCGGCCTGGGCGGCCCGCCGGCTGGCGCGGGGCTCGCGCGCGGTGGGCGCGTCCCTGGAGGCCCTGGTGGAGGGCCGCGCCGCGCCGCCGCAGTGGGTGTCCACCGACGAGGTGGGCGACCTGGCGGCCTCCACGTGGCAGCTCTATCAGCGGCTCCAGGAGATGCCGCGCTCGCTGCGCGCCTCCGCGGGGGACCTGGCCGAGGCGGGCAACCGGCTGTCCCTGGCCAGCTCCCAGCAGAACCAGACGCTGTCGCGACAGGCCGCGGCGCTGCACCAGGCGCGCGCCACCGCGCAGGAAATCCAGCAGGCGTCCCACGTCACGCACTCGCGCGCCACCAGCATCCTCCAGGTGGCCGAGCGCGCCGCCGCCGTGGGCAAGCTGGGCGAGGAGTCGCTGGCCGGCACGGAGAAGGGCCTCACCGTCATCCACGACATCGCGACCGGGCTGCACGAGCAGATGCTGGACCTGGAGCAGCGCGCCCGCGAGGTGGGCCGCGTGTCGGAGGTGGTGAAGTCGCTGGCGGACCAGTCCCACATGCTGGCCATCAACGCGGCGATTGAAGCCACGCGCGCGGGCGAGCACGGCAAGGGCTTTGGCGTGGTGGCGCGGCAGATGCGCGATTTGGCGGACCAGTCCATCCGGGCCACCAACCAGGTGCGCGGGCTGCTGGAGGGCATGGCCACCGCCACCCAGCAGGCCACGGCGATGTCGGACCAGGGCGCGGAGGGCGTGGCCGAGGCGCTGGAGCCGCTGCGCCACAGCGGCGAGCGGCTGCGCGAGCTGGCCGGCCTGTCCAAGGAGTCCGCGGCGGCGGTGCGGCAGATTACGGAGGCCGTGTCGCAGCAGCACGCGGGCGTGGACCAGCTCTTCGCGGCGGTGCGCGAGCTGGACGAGCTGACGACGGACACGCTGCGGCACCTGGACACCACGCAGCAGGCGGCCTCGGCCGTGAGCCACGCGACGGGGCAGGTGTCGCAGTTGGCTGAACGCTACGTCTGA
- a CDS encoding ABC transporter ATP-binding protein, translating into MSLKARFQNAGSLFKQLPGTFRLFWQASPRGAVVLGALTLVAALLPAAIAWVGKLIVDSVVAAAQGSVEARSRVYGLVGLEFGLMLGSAVVDRGLTLTRELLRANLGNLLNERILQKALALELRHFEDSATYDKMQNARREANSRPLSLVTQAFSIVRNTITLGTFAALLVALSPWSVVVLVAASVPAFIAEARLAMAGFRLYSWRAPEGRKLNYLEWILTRDSHVKEVKLFGLGPLVLGRYRTLFQKFFAEDRALAYRRMAWGLGLGVLSLGAFYGCYLLVAGRAASGAITVGDMVLYLSVFRQGQAAFQGILTSVGSMYEDALFMSNLFAYLDIPTGGEATRVSPPRSVPRGHDSAIELRDVSFRYPGKEAWALKNVSLTLKPGQKLALVGENGAGKSTLVKLLLRLYEPVDGDILYGGVNLKDMDVEDLRSRFGAVFQDFVRYQFNVAENIGLGHVPALEDRGRIVKAAEEGGASGVITALPQQYDTMLGGWFEKGQELSAGQWQKLAVARAFMRDDAEVLILDEPTASIDAEAEHALFERFQALAADRIAIVISHRFSTVRMADQIAVLHNGQVDELGSHDELMAKDGRYAHLFRLQARGYQD; encoded by the coding sequence TTGTCGCTCAAGGCCCGCTTCCAGAACGCAGGCAGCCTCTTCAAGCAGCTCCCGGGCACGTTCCGGCTCTTCTGGCAGGCCAGCCCCCGCGGCGCGGTGGTGCTGGGCGCGCTGACGCTGGTGGCGGCGCTGCTGCCGGCGGCCATCGCCTGGGTGGGCAAGCTCATCGTGGACTCGGTGGTGGCGGCGGCGCAGGGCTCGGTGGAGGCCCGCTCGCGGGTGTACGGGCTGGTGGGGCTGGAGTTCGGGCTGATGCTGGGCTCGGCGGTGGTGGACCGCGGGCTGACGCTGACGCGTGAGCTGCTGCGCGCCAACCTGGGGAACCTGCTCAACGAGCGCATCCTCCAGAAGGCGTTGGCGTTGGAGCTGCGCCACTTCGAGGACTCGGCCACCTACGACAAGATGCAGAACGCGCGGCGCGAGGCGAACAGCCGGCCCTTGTCGCTGGTGACGCAGGCGTTCTCCATTGTCCGCAACACCATCACCCTGGGCACCTTCGCCGCGCTGCTGGTGGCGCTGTCGCCGTGGAGCGTGGTGGTGCTGGTGGCCGCGTCGGTGCCGGCCTTCATCGCCGAGGCGCGGCTGGCCATGGCGGGCTTCCGGCTCTACTCGTGGCGCGCGCCGGAGGGGCGCAAGCTGAACTACCTGGAGTGGATCCTCACGCGGGACAGCCACGTGAAGGAGGTGAAGCTCTTCGGGTTGGGGCCGCTGGTGCTGGGGCGGTACCGCACGCTCTTCCAGAAGTTCTTCGCGGAGGACCGGGCGCTGGCCTACCGCCGGATGGCGTGGGGGCTGGGGCTGGGGGTGCTCTCGCTGGGGGCGTTCTACGGCTGCTACCTGCTGGTGGCGGGCCGCGCGGCGAGCGGGGCGATTACGGTGGGCGACATGGTGCTGTACCTGAGCGTGTTCCGTCAGGGGCAGGCGGCGTTCCAGGGCATCCTGACCAGCGTGGGCTCCATGTACGAGGACGCGCTCTTCATGAGCAACCTGTTCGCGTACCTGGACATCCCCACCGGCGGCGAGGCGACGCGCGTGTCGCCGCCGCGCTCCGTGCCGCGAGGCCATGACAGCGCCATCGAGCTGCGCGACGTGTCCTTCCGCTATCCGGGCAAGGAGGCGTGGGCGCTGAAGAACGTGTCCCTGACGCTGAAGCCGGGTCAGAAGCTGGCGCTGGTGGGGGAGAACGGGGCGGGGAAGAGCACGCTGGTGAAGCTGCTGCTGCGCCTGTACGAGCCGGTGGACGGGGACATCCTCTACGGCGGCGTCAACCTGAAGGACATGGACGTGGAGGATTTGCGCAGCCGCTTCGGGGCGGTGTTCCAGGACTTCGTGCGCTACCAGTTCAACGTGGCGGAGAACATCGGCCTGGGGCACGTGCCGGCGCTGGAGGACCGTGGCCGCATCGTGAAGGCGGCGGAGGAGGGTGGGGCCAGCGGGGTGATTACGGCCTTGCCGCAGCAGTACGACACGATGCTGGGCGGCTGGTTCGAGAAGGGGCAGGAGCTGTCGGCGGGCCAGTGGCAGAAGCTGGCGGTGGCGCGGGCCTTCATGCGTGACGACGCGGAGGTGCTGATTCTGGACGAGCCCACGGCCAGCATCGACGCGGAGGCGGAGCACGCGCTGTTCGAGCGTTTCCAGGCGCTGGCGGCGGACCGCATCGCGATTGTGATTTCGCACCGCTTCTCCACGGTGCGCATGGCGGACCAGATTGCCGTGCTCCACAACGGGCAGGTGGACGAGCTGGGCAGCCACGACGAGCTGATGGCGAAGGACGGCCGCTACGCGCACCTGTTCCGGCTGCAGGCGCGCGGGTACCAGGACTGA
- a CDS encoding CsbD family protein produces MGEWTDKAKGKVKEVAGVASGDRELEAEGKRDSAKGAVKGKIEDAKRVIKDAVDSDKPRRDEP; encoded by the coding sequence ATGGGCGAGTGGACCGACAAGGCCAAGGGGAAGGTCAAGGAAGTGGCCGGCGTCGCGAGCGGCGACCGTGAGCTGGAAGCCGAGGGCAAGCGTGACTCCGCCAAGGGCGCCGTCAAGGGCAAGATTGAGGACGCCAAGCGCGTCATCAAGGACGCGGTCGACTCCGACAAGCCGCGCCGGGACGAGCCCTAG
- a CDS encoding universal stress protein — MPLLPPGLARGQRGLSRVVVGTDFTLRSEFALARALRLPLGHGGVFCVLHVAPVLDGQGGPGGTQSGERCLRKAVASVCRRLRNRVDVEVREELGHGDPVEVASAVALASGAELVVVGRPHVTYPVRELAAESTVRRMARRLGVSVLVVVPHPVRPYGRPLVAVDFSRESRRALELTLRLCPAPAPVDVLHVADIGEQEAALRRANAPAERGLMLRQEREDQARVALGRFLAPYREAGRELEVRVRCGEPAEGILAEASERGSDLLALAMSAVEARTPLTERVLARAGCDVLVSRHLLPAS; from the coding sequence TTGCCGCTCCTCCCTCCGGGGCTCGCCCGGGGGCAGCGGGGCCTGTCGCGGGTGGTGGTGGGCACGGACTTCACGCTGCGCTCCGAGTTCGCCCTGGCGCGCGCCCTGCGCCTTCCCCTGGGACACGGCGGTGTCTTCTGCGTGCTGCACGTGGCCCCTGTGCTGGATGGGCAAGGGGGGCCTGGTGGGACGCAGTCCGGCGAGCGCTGCCTGCGCAAGGCCGTGGCGTCCGTGTGCAGGCGGCTGCGCAACCGGGTGGACGTCGAGGTGCGGGAGGAGCTGGGGCACGGAGACCCGGTGGAGGTGGCGTCGGCGGTGGCGCTGGCCTCGGGCGCGGAGCTGGTGGTGGTGGGCCGTCCGCACGTGACGTACCCGGTGCGCGAGCTGGCGGCGGAGTCCACGGTGCGGCGGATGGCGCGGCGCCTGGGCGTCTCCGTGCTGGTGGTGGTGCCGCACCCGGTGCGGCCCTACGGCAGGCCCCTGGTGGCGGTGGACTTCTCGCGCGAGTCGCGCAGGGCGTTGGAGCTGACCTTGCGCCTGTGCCCCGCGCCGGCGCCAGTGGACGTGTTGCATGTGGCGGACATCGGCGAGCAGGAGGCGGCGCTGCGCCGCGCCAACGCGCCGGCGGAGCGGGGGTTGATGCTGCGGCAGGAGCGTGAGGACCAGGCGAGGGTGGCGCTTGGCCGCTTCCTGGCGCCCTACCGGGAGGCGGGGCGCGAGCTGGAGGTGCGGGTGCGCTGCGGCGAGCCGGCCGAGGGCATCCTGGCGGAGGCGTCGGAGCGGGGCTCGGACCTGCTGGCGCTGGCGATGTCCGCCGTGGAGGCGCGCACGCCGCTGACGGAGCGGGTGTTGGCGCGCGCGGGCTGCGACGTGCTGGTGTCGCGTCACCTGCTCCCCGCATCGTGA
- a CDS encoding SMI1/KNR4 family protein produces the protein MHEWLEALRKSVRASSTGVSPDEIRRAETECGVPFPDELSALYQAFDGGELNGEVQLFRLHGAEGAPSVLEKTRLKLEGLPAAGLWRIGLKGQHRHLFASRKSAMVEQGDGGGPLPGWVEALEGDDWVYGTWEGEKRQMRLYRSLKDMLDVLVPPAEVESFGERTFARAMNAVLQGALSGVQADGEEEEEALEEAAEAGEEAPEAAAQADEAEQLEEAELADEVAAEEAPVEEEAAIRELAYEYDDSSSSSRYQEGDGASARTARSGKGRGQQAQQIPLAIGGAGVLFPRGKPGKVQRVKKAAEDSAVLRKAVQEAASSPASLIAAASAQEAAPKKTAVKKAAAAVEVTPAQALPAEEAVSETPAAKKPAPSRSTAKTAATTASTSKAVEKTATAQRADTKATPARKGAAKAAAATAATRQGAAKAATKPAAQKGAAKAATKPAARKGAAKAATKPAARKGAAKAATKPAARKGAAKAAIKRGAAKPAAQKGAAKQATARKPTAKTAAAKKSAPQKGAAKQAPARKGAAKKSPVKKTATKQAPTKKSAAKKSVAKKTSAKKAAAKKGARGR, from the coding sequence ATGCACGAGTGGTTGGAGGCACTTCGCAAGTCGGTCAGGGCATCGTCAACTGGCGTCTCTCCCGATGAGATTCGCCGGGCCGAAACGGAGTGCGGCGTTCCATTTCCCGACGAGCTCAGCGCCCTGTATCAGGCGTTCGACGGGGGCGAGCTCAACGGTGAGGTCCAGCTCTTCCGCCTGCACGGGGCGGAGGGGGCCCCGAGCGTCCTGGAGAAGACCCGCCTCAAGCTGGAAGGGCTGCCCGCGGCGGGGCTGTGGCGCATTGGCTTGAAGGGGCAGCACCGGCACCTCTTCGCCTCGCGCAAGTCCGCGATGGTGGAGCAGGGGGACGGTGGCGGGCCGTTGCCGGGCTGGGTCGAGGCGCTCGAAGGCGACGACTGGGTCTACGGCACCTGGGAGGGCGAGAAGCGGCAGATGCGGCTGTATCGCTCGCTGAAGGACATGCTCGACGTGCTCGTCCCGCCCGCGGAGGTGGAGAGCTTCGGGGAGCGCACCTTCGCCCGCGCGATGAATGCCGTCCTCCAGGGAGCGCTGTCCGGCGTCCAGGCCGACGGGGAGGAGGAAGAGGAGGCGCTCGAAGAAGCGGCGGAGGCCGGCGAGGAGGCGCCCGAAGCCGCGGCGCAGGCCGACGAGGCGGAGCAGCTCGAGGAGGCGGAGCTGGCCGACGAAGTGGCGGCTGAAGAGGCGCCCGTCGAAGAAGAGGCGGCGATTCGCGAGCTCGCTTACGAGTACGACGATTCATCCTCGTCCTCGCGGTACCAGGAGGGCGATGGGGCGAGTGCTCGCACGGCCCGGTCGGGCAAGGGACGGGGGCAACAGGCTCAGCAGATCCCGCTCGCCATCGGCGGCGCTGGCGTGCTGTTCCCGCGAGGCAAGCCGGGCAAGGTCCAGCGCGTGAAGAAGGCCGCTGAGGACTCTGCTGTCTTGAGGAAGGCCGTGCAGGAGGCGGCTTCCTCCCCGGCTTCCCTCATCGCGGCTGCTTCGGCCCAGGAGGCCGCGCCCAAGAAGACCGCCGTGAAGAAGGCCGCCGCTGCGGTTGAGGTGACCCCTGCGCAGGCGCTCCCTGCCGAGGAGGCTGTCTCGGAGACGCCCGCCGCGAAGAAGCCCGCTCCTTCGAGAAGCACGGCGAAGACCGCCGCGACGACGGCGTCCACCTCGAAGGCCGTGGAGAAGACCGCGACAGCCCAGCGGGCGGATACCAAGGCGACTCCTGCTCGGAAGGGCGCCGCGAAGGCCGCTGCAGCGACGGCCGCCACCAGGCAAGGCGCCGCGAAGGCTGCGACGAAGCCCGCTGCTCAGAAGGGCGCCGCGAAGGCTGCGACGAAGCCCGCTGCTCGGAAGGGCGCCGCGAAGGCTGCGACGAAGCCCGCTGCTCGGAAGGGCGCCGCGAAGGCTGCGACGAAGCCCGCTGCTCGGAAGGGCGCCGCGAAGGCTGCGATCAAGCGAGGCGCTGCGAAACCCGCTGCTCAAAAGGGCGCGGCGAAGCAGGCCACTGCGCGGAAGCCCACTGCCAAGACGGCCGCTGCGAAGAAGTCCGCACCCCAGAAAGGCGCCGCGAAGCAGGCTCCCGCCCGGAAGGGCGCGGCCAAGAAGTCTCCTGTGAAGAAGACCGCCACGAAGCAGGCTCCCACCAAGAAGAGCGCGGCCAAGAAGTCCGTGGCGAAGAAGACCTCCGCCAAGAAGGCCGCGGCGAAGAAGGGCGCTCGCGGCCGGTAG
- a CDS encoding ankyrin repeat domain-containing protein, whose protein sequence is MAASLAMPRAQAPKKVDVAALMKKADSLLDEMPPQLDQAIPLLREVVDAEPEHLLGLHSLSWALDPTRRMEPHRWERALKAEHWRLRDRILELTRGTKPSSKLTLAHRARSLALSQWAEDLVRRKPTVAQLDEVEAALDEADSMRPLPDHQRGRRGLEAWRALTQGKQEQGYRELLAKVEEHPGMCAQGVTDDSDPLNFQGLEGAFSDEGFHAWLRKQKPAARPKGKKAKDLDEGLLLAAGLDAKPFFGPGFEGNSRTGRVLALVALGASLEARASSKHSALHLAAMVDDAALVTELLRLGVAPEAVDSKKSTPLHVAAEHGSVSCIAPLAKGGVPVDALDASGRTALFEARQADVAQALIDAGANPNAGKGWTPLHQHARFKERGPVIEVLLKAGADASLKNGSGQTPVQEALEHKNASLAQLLGAKAPKGKAGTLDVRPLLEALERQRKTLLKAWYFEDKNVEGVEQVLKGLALQGATSWDQLAGALQGELPWTAMAVVELARDVLPAEEKAPRLSKPPRFVRGDLVVKGDVHLDGPLLVTGDLTVEGVVRNAGMEGLLVVGGTLHATGVDTDSEVVVGKDLVAQVVWGHGNDASLRVGGVLKADVVIADDHDIQAKVKAKHHYENGEFDAADATLEEVFVTKAFAKSELDRDKLFNVLRKTGSVLVAKR, encoded by the coding sequence ATGGCAGCTTCCCTTGCCATGCCGCGTGCTCAAGCTCCGAAGAAGGTCGATGTCGCTGCGTTGATGAAGAAGGCGGACAGCCTGCTGGACGAGATGCCGCCGCAGCTCGACCAGGCGATTCCGTTGCTCCGCGAGGTGGTGGATGCGGAGCCCGAGCACCTGCTGGGACTCCACTCGTTGAGCTGGGCGCTGGACCCGACGCGCCGCATGGAGCCGCACCGCTGGGAGCGAGCGCTGAAGGCCGAGCATTGGCGGCTGCGCGACCGAATCCTGGAGCTGACGCGAGGGACGAAACCCAGCAGCAAGCTGACGCTCGCCCATCGCGCGCGTTCACTGGCGCTGAGTCAGTGGGCGGAGGACCTGGTGCGGCGCAAGCCGACCGTGGCGCAGCTCGACGAGGTGGAGGCCGCGCTGGACGAGGCCGACAGCATGCGGCCACTCCCGGACCACCAACGTGGACGCCGTGGACTCGAAGCCTGGCGTGCGCTGACGCAGGGCAAGCAGGAGCAGGGCTACCGGGAGCTGCTCGCCAAGGTGGAGGAGCACCCTGGCATGTGCGCGCAGGGCGTGACGGATGACAGTGACCCGCTCAACTTCCAGGGGCTGGAGGGCGCTTTCTCCGACGAGGGCTTTCACGCGTGGCTGCGGAAGCAGAAGCCCGCTGCGCGCCCCAAGGGGAAGAAGGCCAAGGACCTGGACGAGGGGCTCCTGCTCGCGGCGGGACTGGATGCGAAGCCCTTCTTCGGCCCAGGCTTTGAAGGAAACAGTCGCACGGGCCGCGTGCTGGCCCTGGTCGCGCTGGGCGCGAGCCTGGAGGCGAGGGCCTCCAGCAAGCACAGCGCGCTCCACCTGGCCGCGATGGTGGATGACGCGGCGCTGGTGACGGAGTTGCTCCGCCTCGGTGTCGCCCCCGAGGCGGTTGACTCCAAGAAGTCCACGCCGCTGCACGTCGCGGCCGAGCACGGCAGCGTGTCCTGCATCGCGCCGCTGGCGAAAGGCGGCGTGCCCGTGGATGCGCTCGATGCGTCAGGGCGGACCGCGCTCTTCGAGGCGCGTCAGGCCGACGTGGCCCAGGCGCTCATCGACGCGGGAGCGAACCCCAACGCGGGCAAGGGCTGGACGCCGCTGCACCAGCACGCGCGCTTCAAGGAGCGAGGCCCTGTCATCGAGGTCCTGCTCAAGGCGGGAGCGGATGCCTCGCTCAAGAATGGCAGCGGCCAGACGCCCGTGCAGGAAGCGCTGGAGCACAAGAACGCGTCCCTTGCCCAGCTTCTGGGCGCCAAGGCCCCCAAGGGGAAGGCGGGCACGTTGGACGTGAGGCCGCTGCTGGAGGCGCTGGAGCGTCAGCGCAAGACGCTGCTCAAGGCCTGGTACTTCGAGGACAAGAACGTAGAGGGCGTCGAACAGGTCCTGAAGGGGCTCGCGCTGCAGGGCGCCACGTCGTGGGACCAGCTCGCGGGCGCGCTCCAGGGCGAGCTCCCCTGGACGGCCATGGCGGTGGTGGAGCTCGCGCGGGACGTGCTGCCGGCGGAGGAGAAGGCCCCGCGTCTCTCCAAGCCGCCGCGCTTCGTGCGTGGGGACCTCGTGGTGAAGGGCGACGTGCACCTCGATGGGCCGCTGCTCGTGACGGGAGACCTCACGGTGGAGGGCGTGGTGCGCAACGCGGGGATGGAAGGGCTGCTCGTGGTCGGGGGCACGCTTCACGCCACCGGCGTGGACACGGACAGCGAGGTCGTCGTGGGCAAGGACCTGGTGGCCCAGGTGGTGTGGGGCCATGGCAACGACGCCTCGCTCCGGGTTGGCGGCGTGCTGAAGGCAGACGTGGTCATCGCGGACGACCACGACATCCAGGCCAAGGTGAAGGCGAAGCACCACTACGAGAACGGTGAGTTCGACGCGGCCGACGCGACGCTCGAGGAGGTCTTCGTCACGAAGGCCTTCGCGAAGTCGGAGCTGGACCGGGACAAGCTGTTCAACGTGCTCCGCAAGACTGGGAGCGTGTTGGTTGCAAAGCGCTGA
- a CDS encoding thioredoxin family protein, with the protein MAHPVSYEGTAENFDQLVLEPKGELVVVDFWGDGCPNCDIYAAAEPALLAELEGAPMRVVKVNAYQYEDLARRFGLFGIPTFLLFREGKLIGKMSQYYGKEYWLGVIRDHLPAA; encoded by the coding sequence ATGGCACATCCCGTGAGCTACGAGGGGACGGCGGAGAACTTCGACCAACTGGTCCTGGAGCCCAAGGGCGAGCTGGTGGTCGTCGACTTCTGGGGTGACGGCTGCCCGAACTGCGACATCTACGCGGCGGCCGAACCCGCCCTGCTGGCGGAGCTGGAGGGCGCGCCGATGCGCGTCGTGAAGGTGAACGCGTATCAGTACGAGGACCTGGCCAGGCGCTTCGGCCTCTTCGGCATCCCGACCTTCCTCCTGTTCCGCGAGGGGAAGCTCATCGGGAAGATGAGCCAGTACTATGGGAAAGAGTACTGGCTCGGCGTCATCCGGGACCACCTGCCCGCCGCGTAA